A part of Patagioenas fasciata isolate bPatFas1 chromosome 30, bPatFas1.hap1, whole genome shotgun sequence genomic DNA contains:
- the PFDN2 gene encoding prefoldin subunit 2 encodes MADGGKGRTAAAPGGKALTAEQVVARFNRLRQEQRGLASKAAELELELNEHSLVIETLREVDPTRRCYRMVGGILVERTVKEVLPALEANKEQINKLLESLSQQLQAKGRELNEFREQHNVRLLGEEDARPPRDGAPGGKGGAAGVLVS; translated from the exons ATGGCGGACGGCGGGAAGGGGCGGacggcggcggccccggggggAAAAGCGCTGACAGCGGAGCAG gtggtCGCCCGGTTCAACCGGCTGCGGCAGGAGCAGCGCGGCCTGGCTTCCAAGGCGGCTGAGCTGGAGCTGGAACTCAACGAGCACAG CCTGGTGATCGAGACGCTGCGGGAGGTTGATCCCACTCGCCGCTGTTACCGCATGGTTGGTGGCATCTTGGTGGAACGGACCGTCAAGGAGGTGCTGCCGGCGCTGGAGGCCAACAAGGAGCAG ATCAACAAGCTGCTGGAGTCGCTGTCGCAGCAGCTGCAGGCGAAGGGCCGGGAGCTGAACGAGTTCCGCGAGCAGCACAACGtgcggctgctgggggaggaggacGCGCGGCCCCCCCGCGACGGAGCCCCGGGGGGCAAGGGGGGCGCGGCCGGGGTGCTGGTGTCCTGA
- the LOC136112736 gene encoding V-type proton ATPase catalytic subunit A-like: protein MAGTGAARLAEAEREGLLGAVHGVSGPVVTATRMAGAAMFELVRVGHAELVGEIIRLDGDTATLQVYEETSGVRVGDPVLRTGQPLSVELGPGLLGSIFDGIQRPLRDIARDTGGIYIPRGTNVPALPRHLDWDFVPSKDIRVGSHVTGGDIYGTVMENSLLQHRIMVPPRSRGTVTYVAPPGHYSVTDVVLELEFQGQAEQLTMLQVWPVRQTRPVAEKLPACHPLLTGQRVLDALFPCVQGGTTAIPGAFGCGKTVISQSLSKFSNSDVIVYVGCGERGNEMSEVLRDFPELTMEVDGRTETIMKRTTLVANTSNMPVAAREASIYTGITLSEYFRDMGYNVSMMADSTSRWAEALREISGRLAEMPADSGYPAYLGARLASFYERAGRARCLGNPMREGSVSIVGAVSPPGGDFSDPVTSATLGIVQVFWGLDKKLAQRKHFPSVNWLISYSRYLRALEPHYERLHPEFPALRRRAREILQEEEELAEIVQLVGKASLAEADKVTLEVAKLLKDDFLQQNGYSSYDRFCPFYKTVGMLQNMVTFYELARHAVEATAAGERRVTWATIRENLGDILYRLSAMKFMDPVKDGEATITAAFTQLNEEMQAAFRNLED, encoded by the exons atggCGGGGACCGGGGCAGCGCGGCTGGCGGAGGCCGAGCgggaggggctgctgggggctgtgCACGGCGTCTCAGGGcccg TGGTGACCGCCACCCGCATGGCCGGGGCCGCCATGTTCGAGCTGGTGCGCGTGGGCCACGCGGAGCTGGTCGGGGAGATCATCCGGCTGGACGGGGACACGGCCACGCTGCAGGTGTACGAGGAGACCT CGGGGGTGCGGGTTGGGGACCCGGTGCTGCGCACGGGGCAGCCGCTGTCGGTGGAGCTGGGCCCGGGGCTCCTGGGCTCCATCTTCGACGGGATCCAGCGCCCGCTGCGGGACATCGCGCGTGACACCGGTGGCATCTACATCCCGCGCGGCACCAACGTCCCCGCGCTGCCGCGACACCTCGACTGGGACTTTGTCCCCAGCAAGGACATCCGG GTCGGGAGCCACGTCACCGGCGGTGACATTTATGGGACGGTGATGGAGAACTCGCTGCTCCAGCACCGCATCATGGTGCCGCCCCGCAGCCGCGGCACCGTCACCTATGTGGCACCCCCCGGGCACTACAGCGTCACG gacgTGGTGCTGGAGCTGGAGTTCCAGGGCCAGGCGGAGCAGCTGACGATGCTGCAGGTGTGGCCGGTGCGACAGACGCGGCCGGTGGCCGAGAAGCTGCCGGCGTGTCACCCGCTGCTGACCGGCCAGCGCGTGCTGGACGCGCTCTTCCC gtgCGTGCAGGGTGGCACCACGGCCATCCCGGGCGCCTTCGGCTGCGGCAAAACCGTCATCTCGCAGTCGCTCTCCAAGTTCTCCAACAGCGACGTCATCGTCTACGTGGGCTGCGGCGAGCGCGGCAACGAGATGTCCGAGGTCCTGCGGGACTTCCCCgag CTCACCATGGAGGTGGACGGGAGGACCGAGACCATCATGAAGCGCACGACGCTGGTGGCCAACACGTCCAACATGCCGGTGGCGGCGCGTGAAGCCTCCATCTACACGG GCATCACGCTGTCCGAATACTTCCGCGACATGGGCTACAACGTCAGCATGATGGCCGACTCCACGTCCCGCTGGGCCGAGGCGCTGCGCGAGATCTCGGGGCGCTTGGCCGAGATGCCGGCGG ACAGCGGGTACCCGGCGTACCTGGGTGCGCGTTTGGCGTCTTTCTACGAGCGCGCGGGGCGAGCGCGGTGCCTGGGGAACCCCATGCGCGAAGGCAGCGTCAGCATCGTGGGCGC CGTGTCCCCGCCGGGAGGGGACTTCTCGGACCCCGTCACCTCAGCCACGCTGGGCATTGTGCAG gTGTTCTGGGGGCTGGACAAGAAGCTGGCGCAGCGCAAGCACTTCCCGTCGGTGAACTGGTTGATCAGCTACAGCCGGTACctgcgggcgctggagccccatTACGAGCGGCTGCACCCCGAGTTCCCCGCCCTGCGCCGCCGTGCGCGGGAGAtcctgcaggaggaggaggagctggcGGAGATCGTGCAGCTGGTCGGgaag GCGTCCCTCGCCGAGGCCGACAAGGTGACCCTGGAGGTGGCGAAGCTCCTCAAGGACGACTTCCTCCAGCAGAACGGCTACTCCTCCTACGACAG gtTCTGCCCCTTCTACAAGACGGTGGGGATGCTCCAGAACATGGTGACCTTCTACGAGCTGGCGCGTCACGCCGTGGAGGCCACGGCCGCGGGCGAGCGCCGCGTCACCTGGGCCACCATCCGCGAGAACCTGGGGGACATCCTGTACCGGCTGAGCGCCATGAAGTTCATG GACCCGGTGAAGGACGGCGAAGCCACCATCACGGCCGCCTTCACCCAGCTCAACGAGGAGATGCAGGCGGCGTTCCGCAACCTGGAGGactga
- the LOC136112802 gene encoding lens fiber membrane intrinsic protein-like: protein MPPPGTPLPRRHPHGCPLCPHHHPLCPLVLSPQQGMPAGGGLLCGATGLALLLAATVTHGWLQRRAPGDIASLGLWRLCLGGQCHPHPATPALWEATRVLMLLSVLAAAAGLALGVSVTAGTARRARARVAGVTLLLAGLLALLALAVYTVGTLSLLGPARPAWRFSWSYILGWVAVVLTSSAGLFHLCAAAKDPSPESSEVPGA from the exons atgccaccaccggGTACCCCTCTCCCCCGGAGACATCCCCACggttgtcccctgtgtccccaccatcATCCCTTGTGTCCCCTGGTGCTGTCCCCCCAACAGGGGATGCCTGCGGGCGGGGGGCTGCTGTGCGGGGCCACCGGTCTGGCCCTGCTCCTGGCTGCCACTGTCACCCACGGGTGGCTGCAGCGCCGGGCACCTGGGGACATCGCCAGCCTGGGGCTGTGGCGCCTCTGCCTCGGGGGACAGTGCCACCCCCACCCCGCCACCCCTG cccTATGGGAGGCCACGCGGGTGCTGATGCTGCTCTCGGtgctcgccgccgccgccggcctcGCCCTGGGGGTGTCCGTGACGGCCGGCACTGCCCGGCGAGCGCGGGCCCGCGTGGCCGGCGTCACCCTGCTCCTGGCTG ggctgctggcgctgctggccCTGGCCGTGTACACCGTGGGCACGCTGAGCCTgctgggcccggcccggcccgcctggCGCTTCTCCTGGTCCTACATTCTGGGCTGGGTCGCCGTCGTCCTCACCAGCTCGGCAG GGCTTTTCCACCTCTGTGCTGCCGCCAAGGACCCATCTCCAGAGAGCTCGGAAGTGCCGGGTGCCTGA